The nucleotide sequence AGGAAACCGAAACTGATAAAACAGACTCAATTGGAATGTTGAGGTTGCATATTGTTGAGGTGAATCCTGAGCAGGAGCCGCCTTTATTGGAAGAAGAGGAGGAGAGGCCTCCTGAGAGCGAGGGGCTTGAGGGAGAGGATAATGGGTCTCACTCTTCACTAGGTGATTCAGTGCTGGACACTGCAGGTACAGAGATTGAAAAGACAGAGAAGGAAGCTCCAAAGGAGAAAGCTGGAGCTTCGGAGGACCCTGAGTCCAAGGAAGTGGAGATGGATGATTGGCTCTTTGAGTTTGCTCAACTGTTCAGAACCCATGTTGGTATTGACCCAGATGCTCACATTGACCTACATGAGCTTGGGATGGAGCTCTGTTCTGAAGCTCTTGAGGAGACAGTGACAAGTGAAGAGGCTCAAAGCCTGTTTGACAAGGCTGCTTCAAAATTCCAGGAGGTAGCTGCATTGGCTTTCTTCAATTGGGGGAATGTTCATATGTGTGCAGCAAGGAAACGCATTCCTTTGGATGAATCTGCTGCAAAAGATGTAATGGCAACCCAACTTCAAGTGGCTTATGATTGGGTCAGAGAAAAATATTCTTTGGCCAGAGAGAAGTATGAGGAGGCCCTTTTGATCAAGCCTGACTTTTATGAGGGGTTGCTGGCCTTGGGGCAACAGCAATTTGAAATGGCAAAACTTCATTGGTCATTTGCTTTGGCTAAGAAATTAGACCTCTCAGGCTGGGATGCTACAGAAACGATTAAGCTTTTTGATAGTGCTGAGGAGAAGATGAAAGCTGCGACTGAGATGTGGGAGAAGCTGGAGGAGCAGAGAGCTAATGAGCTAAAAGATCCAAGTGCAAGCAAGAGAGAAGAACTGCtaaagagaaggaagaaacaAGGAAGTGGTACTGAAACTGAGTCCTCTGTAATTGGTGGGCAGGCAGAGGTTTCGGCTGAAGAAGCAGCAGAACAAGCAGCAGTGATGAGATCACAGATACATCTCTTCTGGGGTAACATGCTGTTTGAGCGATCCCAAGTTGAATGCAAATTAGGGCTGGATGGCTGGAAGAAGAACCTGGATGCCGCTGTTGAGCGCTTTAAGCTTGCTGGAGCTTCTGAGGCTGACATTTCAATGGTTCTGAAGAACCATTCCTCCAATGGGGATGCGGTAGaaagcaatgaaaaaaaatctgagAATTTAAGCACCGATGTGGCTGGGACAACAGATGATAAGAATGAAGTTGATCAAGTATCGGGAAAGTGATATATTCTGTGTGCAGGAGTTTCAATACAAAATTAGGCCCATATTTTCTCCCTAACCACAAGTTTGAATGGGCAAAAGGGAGAACTTGTCTCAGCAAGAGGGTGGATTTGTGTCTAAATAGAAACATTGGGTGCAACATTGCAAAGCTGTGTAATCACTGAGaagttttggttttaaattcttcatggtaACCTTCAAAATGACTTGTTCAGAACATTATTCGAAACACCAATGAGTTTTCTGTGAACAATTTTATGTGCTTCAGGATCTGATTTATGGTCTGGCCTCTCCATCTTGAAATGTATGGTGATTCATCATGGCAAGCTTTGTCTCAACAATTTGTTATCATTTAACTATTTTAATTCTTGAAACTAGTGGCTTTAGTACCCAGGATGGAAGTTTTTAAGTAGTAGACTGGTAGTTTGCATATTAAATACAATCCACTCATTTTATGTTATTAACAGATGTTTGGAACATTTTTTGGGTAAGCATATGAAGAGTAGACTTCGGGGCCTGTATGTGAAAACTTCCCCCAATCATTGAGAAATTTAGACTTCCAATATAACTGGGTCATTAGAAACTGTTATCACTCTTTTTCCATGTTAGGTTTCCGCAGCATTGCATGAGTGATGATCCAGGATTAAACTGAGAGAATGGGACAGGATTTTTGTTGAAAGGTAACCTCAAACACTTAGGAATCGACTTTGGATGAGACACAGAAATGCATTTGGGTTGATGAGACCTTTTAACTAATAGATGTCCCTTCCATCAATATCAAGATAATTTCTCTCCATCTAAGTTATATTTTCTGTTAAATCATATTCTCTAGGTGTCCTTTTGAGTTAAACCATTTCCTCTCGTTGTCTTGTTGggaaatattttctattaagtCTTATTCTGATCTATGTTTTTTGTCTCAAAAATGCTGCTAGATCTTTATTAGCACTGGTCTGGTATCTGAAGAGGCTCCAATGATTGATTTGTTACTTGTTATGGGTAACTTTTATCTAAAGAGACagtacctataaaaaaaaaaaattaaaaaaagccTTCATCAAAAGATGGCTTAGTATTTGAACACTGATATTGCTCTGCTTTTTACATTTAGCCTCATGGTTGAGCAAAAAACTTGTTATTCCATTATTAGATGATCTCATTATATTGAGTTTGATTTTACTGGTTGCTCTGTTTGATTCTAAAGACGTTCAATGGTTACTAACTTGTGACTCCTGTCATTCATCTTATCCCACACTggataattttctttaagacaGTTTGGTGATTTATAGCTTGTGAGACAATCTCATTGAGTCTTGGTTCAACTAGTTACTCTGTTATTCTTTTGTGTCTATGTTTGATTCTCTCTACAAAATTTCTGTTCTAAATAATCAGAGATTTATTAAGCAAGTGGCAGAGATTCCAAACAATCGAAGCAAAATTATTGGACCAGAAAACCACAGAAACCATTGAAGAGAGACAAGAGGAAACTTACCAGTCTAGCAGGGCATAGTAGTGCTAAAGAAGTCCTCTGGTGATGTTGATCACATTTTAGGTGAAGCTGTCTGCCTCCAAATCTGCATTTCTAGGAACCCACTGTGGAGCACATTCATCTCCCCTGATAAGTGAATTGCTTTGTTTCTCCCCATTGAAAGCCCCCATCAACATTCCTTTGCTTTACCCCTTGGGAACATGAGGCTGTGGTGTCCTTGAGAAAAAAAGCTTGCTTTAAATTGATTATGATATCTCCCAGCTCCTCTCTTATATCCCCTTTAATGTAAGCTTTAGAGACCAGATATATTGTGACTGTCAATACACCCTAATAATCTTCTGATACCTATTACCTTGAATTCCCAAGGATGCAACCATTTGTTTTGACACGGGCAACCAAGGATGTAGTCTAAACTTGAAAAATATGCAAGTGTCGAACATTTTCAATTCCTAAATGTGTTATTCATGTGTGACATTTACTTGTTGGTTCGATTATCCTAATACATGGTAGCCATTCGGGGATTTTctttaacataaactaattatgCAAGTTGTCTGTAAACCTTGAGCTTTAATTTGTGCCACAAACTGGTGTTCTTATTGTAGTTGTTGATATTCCATCTTTACCTATTTTTTAGGTTTAGAATCTATTACATTTGACATATTAAAGTGGTTTCCCAGGCTTTCTTTTCATACAATTCTTACTGCTAATAGTTTGGAGTATCGGTGCCAGTTCTTTTTCTCCTTCCCCCCCTCAATTCTCCCTGCTGTAATCCTAGACTGGAATTATCTACTCTGTTTAGTTAGTTTTTTCATGGGTAACTTGTTAGAAGATTCACATCCTCTCTGAACTTTTCAACACACACTAAGCATAACCTTGCCGACCTGTTTCAGATGGTTTAATTATGTGAGCgataaaggtttttttttttttgttttttttttctctgaaaaagaaaaatgcaaaatgcTTACGTAACTTGATTGTACTTTCATTGAATTAGTGATAACTTGATTAGTACTTCATCTCTAACACTTTGTTTCTCCTCCTCAGATGTCTTACCCATTATTAGACAGCACTAGTTGGAGCAAAGAAGTAGCTGTGGTTCTTCAAGCAAATGGGGCATCCCACCAAACTTTTAGGCAACTGGTTCTTCGGTCAGATGTTTTCTCATTATAGAGTTGACTTTGTTGTTTGTGTTATCTTATTTTTCCGTTTTACTTGGCCAACCTCTCTTTTTGCCACCATGTTCATGCATCCTTCCCTCCCCAAACCTCACCACCCACATACCAACTGAGCTATGGCAGCTCATTGGCATGAAAATTTTCCCTTTGATGTCACTGATAATCATtatttcaattgattctctacaTTCTAGATATGATCAAGACCAGAAGCTTGATTAATCAGAAGAAATATTATGGGATTTCAATGTATCATCAATGCCATCTCTCCTTGCTGACAAGGATGGaaagaaaacttaaaattttaatgataccAGGATGACTCCATTATCTTTTAGTTATCAACATGTTATTGTGTGGTTTATATGATGATTAGAAGGAGGGATGCGACCTCAAGAAATGTTATAGTGctgtttcttttttaagaaagtGACCATCAACATACTTCTTATATATCCCAATGAACCTGTACCACAAGAGAAGAATCTGGGTCCCCCAGATTAGTGGGGAAACTGTAACATGGATTTATTGGATTCATATCCCAGATTCGTGTGCGTGCTTTCGGTGTTAGCAATTAGAATTACTTCATAATTGTCATGCAGAGATCATCTTTCCATGGCGTGGTAGGtagattcatttgttttttaagtgCTCCACTTGCCTTAGTTGAATCTCTAGCTGGATATCGAGGCATAATGAGGTAAGCAAACACTGTGATGGATCATAATCAAGGCAAAATTTACCTTATTCTTAAAGGAGATGTAACCATTTAGCATCTCCTTTAATTCAATCTGAAAAGCTGATTCCCATGTTTTTTCTCCCCTACTATTCTAAGCTATCCCTGTACATGACACAGTACAGTTTGTTTGCCTTAAATTATTCTTTCCTCTGTTGAAGTTCAACATCAATAACATGTTCAGGTGTTTGATAATTCAAGAGGTATAATGCTCTTAATTATTGGGGTGGCTCTTTAAACTGGGTCATCTCTGCGTTACGGAAAGTCCTTTTTCgtctattataattaataaacaCATCCTTGTTTGGGCAAATCCACAGTAATCAAACAGTAAAAATGCTCTTAAGCGGAAAAGGCCAAAAGGAATCTGAAGTTCTTAGCAAAGGAGGTTAAGTTTTTGTCACTTTCAACAACAGAACACCTCATCTCCCCCACCATTACACCAGCAGCAGGCATGGTACATCAAGCCTAAGTTTCACACTAGCCAAACATCTTTCTTATAAACCCACAATATAAAGTAGAACTTAGATTCCCAACATTATTACAGTAACACTCACCAGTAGCTAGGCTTAGCATAGTAGCATAAGAAACACACAAACCCCATTTGTTTTCTGTTGGCAAAGGACTCAAACTGTGGCAATGGGACCCAAATTAACAGTAGGTTCCATTGCCTTCATGGCCTCAAACCTTGGTTCCTTGGCCTGGAACTTCAAACCAGCATAAAGCTTCATGTAGTCCTCAAACACGAATTTCGGGTACACTTCGCTTGtctccttttctttctccaCCAATGCTGGTGCTGGGTAGATGACTGCATCACTGCCTGGGTTGTAGAATGATGCTAATGACATTCTGTTTCCATCAGTTTGGGCGATCACCCGGTGCATCACGCTCTTGTACTTGCCATTGGTGATCACCTACATACAAGAAAAACATGGGAAAATCATGAAATTGCAGTCAGTATCCCTGATAGACTGAAACAGAAACAAGTGATTGAAACTTGGGTCTTCTGGGCATATACCTCAAGCTGATCACCTAGGTTGATGACAATGGAGTGTCGCATCGGTGGAACATCAATCCATTGGCCATCCTTGAGGAGCTGAAGCCCACTGACCTTGTCGTCTTGGAAGAGTAGGATGATGCCACCAGCATCAGTGTGTGCTCTCAGACCCTTGATCAGCTCTGGCTGTGGGCATGGAGGGTAGTTGCTGACCTTGGTGCCAAAGCTTGGCCCCTGAGACCCGTAAAAGGCCTTCTTCAGGTACCCTTTCTCTAGCCCAAGATTCTCACACAGCAAGTCTAGAAGCAGCTCAGCGAGTTTCTCCAAGTGCGCGGTGAACTCCTTCATCGCCTTCCTGTtatatcattcacaaaattcATAGGCTTCACACCAAAAAATATACTGTGAACTGAAAGACGAGTAGAGTTTATAATTGTGACCTGTAATCTTCTTCAAGGTCTGGGATTTCAGACATGTTGGAGGTTGGAAGATGGCGGAGGAAGAAGGTGCTTTCCCAGTCCAAATCGTTGATTTCGGACTGAACAGCCTCCAGACCCTTACTTGCCACCATTTCCTTGAACCTCTGCTCCATACACTTCTTGTAATGCTCCTTTGTCAACTTCTCCACTGTGTCCATCAGCTCATGGGATATCCCATGATTCACCAACTGCAGAAAAACCATAAACCCACCATAACCAAGCTCAGTAAAGCTCTGCAAATAGTTGCGGATGAAATTTACAAGCAAGAAGCAAAGAGCTTATAACTAGCTGTATATGTGATATGTGTATACCTCAAAGAAACCCCAGTTCTCACAAGCATCTTTGATATTCTCCATGGTTGCTGCTCTCTCTTCTCCATTGAGATTCTCCATGTTAATAACTGGGAAACTCTCCATCTCTCTCTGTGTATCTCACTCTCTCTCAACTGCTTCTCCCACTGTGTGTTTGTGAATCTGTGCATCAATCTATGTGGGGGTGGCCTCCAATTTATAGTCATTTCAAGGAGTGGGAGGTGAGAAAAAGATAGAGGACTGTGGGggcttcaaaaatattaaaattatatatccaAATctgtgttaaaaaaataaagcaagaattttttttttaattaaaaaaagaaaaaagaaaaacaggacTCGTGGAGGATGTATGTGAACACATCCTGATGGACCCCTACCTTCTTTTGGCTGAATCCATGGCCATGGACCATGGTCTCTTCTTCCTTGCTGAGCCATCATGCTTAGGTGGTTGGGACCCACCTTGGTCACCCTTCCCTTCCTAGATTGGTTCTTGGCCAAACCAGGGTGGCTGCTGCTTTTCCCATGCATGCGCCATTCTTTAACTTGTTTTGGCATGAACATGACATTACATGATATAATTGAAGTTTCCACTGGGACTTCTGGGCTAACGCACCTCCACCAAATTAAggtaaatatcaaataaatttcttGTGGTCCAATCCCTCCATAACAATTAGAACAGCTGAAAGTATTGGCCTGATAACATCATTGCCTCACTATCTAATGGTATAAGTTTTTGGATCAAATCCATGGCTTAACATAGTATCAAAGTTTTAATTAAGTAATGATTTCAAGTTGGGATCTTTTGTTGTGTtcggttttcaaaaaatttgaaagaaaatgtaaataaaaataaaaaataatttctttttgtatgtttctttaaatattatttttcatattacaatttaatatgagaaaattatttttcttaattttttttctaaatacttTTCGAAAAGCAAATATGATCGTTTGTTTATTCCTCTCCGGGATAAGATATTAGAACTTTGATTAAGCATAGATTTTGAGTTTGAATCCATTTGTCTAAGATGTGGAGTCCATAATATTCTAGGTCAAATTATGGGTTTTACCTCTAGGTTGTGGCTTATCATTTTCATATTAACCCATCTTGAGGTATAATAATTTGCATGCCCATGCTTAAAAAGCTTCATTTTAAGTAAAactcaaaaacaattatttttgcactaaaaaaaagaaaaaaaaaaggaaaaaccctCATCTTTCAAGATTCCACAAAAACAATGTCTTCAAGGGGGAGCTTTCTGGAATCCTTTTCCAACCATTTTTGTAGTTTCTTTTCATCATTTCCAAGTGCATGATCCAATGATGCAACccattgagaaaaataatggaGGGACTTTACAAGGAACCAATTTTACTCTACTTTTTCTCTATACAATGAAATCATACATCCTGTCAAAACTTTTCTACAATGAtctcttctttttccctttttgtagGGGATTGCCACAAGGTTCACAACCACTCTTTTTATGAATGGtgggttttttcttttgggtagTATTGAAAAGATATCTCTTGGCTACGTACCGAGAAGCAAAACCCAATTGAAAGTAGCAAACAGATCATATAGCTAGGCCTCCTTTTATTCGCATATTAACAATGGTCTTATTTCCTTATACTTATAACCAATTTATTCGTACTTGGGTGAGTGTTATTTCTTTACGTCAGTGTTCAATGGTTTAGGGTTTATTATGAGAAGCTAGATATAGTAGCCACGAGAAAGCATATATCATAGGAATTTTCTACATGAAAAAGAAGGGAATAATTACCAACCCAATCAAGTAGGTCATGTTGGATCTTTTTGCCATTTTCTTTgtcttgtttatggcaaaacCATGACATGAAAACAAAAGCAAGATACATAATGAAGGTCCATCATCAACAAGGGGAACAAAAGGAtagatggaaaaaaagaaagacaagtGTGGTGAGAGAGAGGAAAATAAAGTCTGTTTAAGtgaattgaaatgataaaatggaagaaaaagtaaaagtttGCTTCAATCACGCCCACTTTAGATGCATGCCTTCCTTCCCTCTTTAATTACTTCTTGGAAATGGGCTTTGTGAAACATCAATGTGAGTGGGAATTGTACTGGCTCGGTACTGTGGTGCTTCATGcttgtaaaaggaaaaaaatggagttacaagtgggtgtttttttttttataaatttgctTTCTTCTTTCTGCTACTTAAACAATGGgctttcccatttttttattttttatttttatctttattttttacttttttttccattgatttcaTGATTTGAGGCAAGAAAAAGCTTATGGGGTTCTGAGTTCGAGTTGACAACAGTTGGCCCCtcctttgaaactttttagCTTTTGGTCTCATGGGCACAtgcaatgtcttttggtaaatGTTAGTGCATTTTCTCATCTCCCTccaaactattttatttattttatttttttatttttatgtcatattttatctaattaaatactcttaattttattatttctaaaaaaaattaaaaatttaaacataatgTAGAGTTAATatcattgaaaaaatatttacaattaattaaattaaaatgggtGAAAATATATGAGTGAATTTTGGatgttacaaatatttttcatagtaaaattttgagaaacttATCATGAGAAAGAGGTAGTtgtaaagaaattgaatttgttgATGGGCAATAAGAGCTAGTGGGCCCACTCTTTGAAAATTGATGTACCTAAAACAAGAGCCAAAAAGGGTTATACCTTGAGTGCATATTCTTTTGAGAAGAGAGGAATATTTTATGCAGGTCTCAAGTCAAGAGTTGCTAAGATGAAACCTGATACAAGCCTACACTTTCAAAGAAGACTTCTGGATAACTACTATTATTGCTTATATTATAGtcaatttagtttgattcaAATAGGGAAATCAGTTGTTATTCCcttaatagaaagaaaaattgcCTATATAATCTTTATAAAGGTTAGACATTTATATAgtatttaaagaatttatttagacTCCATTTGGATTTTAGAAAGTTAAGGTATTGagaaaaattgaatatgatggaaattataaatttatatatatatttttaaaaaaagtatttttatattaataactagtatgaaaaaaaattaaataaatttaaatctaatttttattttctttcattttctttttctttaatggaTAATTATCAGGTTTTCACAATCCTTTTATATCTCATTGTCTGATCTTGTTTCCTATTCTCCGATAGGCAAATCGATTGATTGGACTGATTTTTCTTGATTATTCGAGATACGTAATGCTAACGGTCATCCTTCTAAGGTTTCTCGAAAAATTATGATCTTGTGTTGATCATATGTTTAGAACATTATTGTAATGCCGACTTCTTTTTCCGTTTTTCTTTTCACACGTTATAGCATCACATAGTTCAATATTTTGGATAAAGATGAAtcatgcttttctttttttgggtaaatTCTACTTCAAACCAATCTAATATAAGTGGGGCAAACAGACATTCCCAGAGCttcttgtttttggtttttttctgtTCATGACATGAATTTGCATTGATTTCTGATGTGTCCTTCCTAACTATAACATGATTAAAAGCCCTAGTAGAGAGACATGATCCTATATTTTCTCTATTAATTTATGATGCTGGGGTCAAGCTTCACATTCAATTAAActttctctttgcttcttttGTGGTCTCTAATATTCTTCAAATAATGCAAGGTCTCATATCTAAAATAAATCATCATATTGTGTTCATTTGAGGTACTTTCTTCATCAACTTTCAAATTTGCTGGTGTGAGTTGATGGTAATATGAGTGGCTGACAtggtgtttggttgctgagaaaatagaAGTACAAGTTGGGGAAAAATACAGTTCGGTATGTAGTGCACATGCAATGTTTTGTAACTCACAAGTTGATGAGGACGTGGATCCCATTCCTTAACTCCAAATACTTTGCCATTTGCCTACGTCTCTATTCGTTTCTACACAAATCCCAACAAATGAAATTCTATAAATACTTTTATATGTATATAGGGAAAGGAAAATGTTAATCTATGATACGGATCGATATCCAAATCTGGATGGTTGAATATGTGTAATGAGATCTAAAATGTTGGATGaaagtacaaataaatgaaatcaagGTAAGTATTGGTACACGAtcaataatattcttttttctttttttttttctgattaaTTTCATCTGAGTGAACGACAAACATACCTATAACAAAGTATGTTCAGATGGTTTTTCCGGATACATCTCTCCAAAGTTTaagtcaattttctttaagaaacgaattataataattttagagagcttaggttatatttgaatttgatgtttgatgatcTCTTATTCTGACAACGTTTTATATACCTCTCTTGAAAGAAGCtagttccaaaaaaaatattgttagcCATGCACCAACAATAagataatacaaataaataagacttGAAAATgtatatttaatactatttgaTTGATGATGCATTTTCATTGTcgtagtgtatatatatatatatatatatatatatatattatatatatatatatatattatatatatatatatatatatatataaattagcaAATAAATAAGATATCAAAACTTTAATATGAATTTAAGGGTTTAAGTCTTGAATTATCTTAAGAACTTAATGCTAAATTCATTTTAACTAATTTGTAAAATTACAAGTTACTAAATTTGTGTGTGAATCCAATTTCaagaattatttcaaaatttattatttttaatttatatttaattgatgATAAAATCAAGTTTTAGCAGCCATATTAAAAGCACGTTTGAAATGCtcaatctaaaaaaagaaaaaaattgaaagaaatagaTGTGGAGGTGATATTTGAGGATCAGATTCCTCTAACcatcaaaagtaaaaaagattGCAGTCTAAATGGTGCAATTGGGTGGATTCTCCATTGACTTCATGCTTTATTTTGGTTCTCTTTTTTGATAGTGAGATTATGCTCctttgtaataaattctataGATATGGTTTAATAAAGCATGGAATCTTTCAATGAATGCCAATGAAGACATGCATGAATCATAGCCCAAAATCTCCAGGAGAAAGtatgcattatatatatatatatatatatatatatatatatatatatatggtgggGTAACTATAACTTGCTTTTAATTtagaatcaaattaatttagattattttatttttttagttacttaatcacttttagattttatataaaatacttaAAAGTGGAATTAATTCGTGTTTTAAAATGTAATCCATATCGACTGccttgtttttaaataaaagtatcaATGGAATTGAATCGAAGTAATTTAAATTAAGCATATTTGGTTGTTATGGTTAATTGCACAAATGATACACGAGTTcatttcaaatatcataatcTTAGAAAATTCTTCGAATCTTATTTCTAGTTTTGTTTCGATTTTTCGGTATTAGGTAAAGACTTCACTGTTAATCTTAATTCGAGTTTTCAATATCAATTGAATGTTTGATTAAACTTaagttttataataataataaaataaatttaagtaatttCAAGTACAAATATCATCATGGATCGATTAAGGAAAACCTATACATAAAGGAGCTTAAAATGTCTTAGTGAAAGTAAAGGAAGACTCATTAAAGTTCTAATAGGATTTTGATGTGTTAAGCATCTTAAGTTcgtataattaaataaggataATGGTTGATTGGTTGAGTGAAAAATGTGTCTAActactaattttctttaaaatgtcaTAATTCCTTTATAATAATCTATAACTTGCACATTATTATTAGATTAAGTGTAAGccttttttgagaatttattatattagtatataTCACTTATTAGATcatt is from Vitis riparia cultivar Riparia Gloire de Montpellier isolate 1030 chromosome 10, EGFV_Vit.rip_1.0, whole genome shotgun sequence and encodes:
- the LOC117923449 gene encoding protein CLMP1-like; this translates as MGKSGGRKKKSGGVKPESGDNPIPNANGGVDLDSSIFLRRAHELKEEGNKRFQSKDYVGALEQYDSALRLTPKTHPDRAVFHSNRAACLMQMKPIDYETVISECTMALQIQPRFVRALLRRARAFEAIGKYEMAMQDVQALLGADPNHRDALEIARRIRTALGPRQEAQQDLQSRPSPAALGASAVRGAPIGGLGPCLPARPVQKKAVPAAQVGSVVSPNNKPEKAQSNFVAEYGSDTKTQLPKLVLKPSNGSSKPNSNQSKSNKKEQSSSLGALSAGEQAIKAVIRWRPLKLVYDHDIRLAQMPVNCNFRVLREIVSKRFPSSKSVLIKYKDSDGDLVTITCAGELRLAESFVDSLIVKETETDKTDSIGMLRLHIVEVNPEQEPPLLEEEEERPPESEGLEGEDNGSHSSLGDSVLDTAGTEIEKTEKEAPKEKAGASEDPESKEVEMDDWLFEFAQLFRTHVGIDPDAHIDLHELGMELCSEALEETVTSEEAQSLFDKAASKFQEVAALAFFNWGNVHMCAARKRIPLDESAAKDVMATQLQVAYDWVREKYSLAREKYEEALLIKPDFYEGLLALGQQQFEMAKLHWSFALAKKLDLSGWDATETIKLFDSAEEKMKAATEMWEKLEEQRANELKDPSASKREELLKRRKKQGSGTETESSVIGGQAEVSAEEAAEQAAVMRSQIHLFWGNMLFERSQVECKLGLDGWKKNLDAAVERFKLAGASEADISMVLKNHSSNGDAVESNEKKSENLSTDVAGTTDDKNEVDQVSGK
- the LOC117923450 gene encoding 1-aminocyclopropane-1-carboxylate oxidase, with protein sequence MESFPVINMENLNGEERAATMENIKDACENWGFFELVNHGISHELMDTVEKLTKEHYKKCMEQRFKEMVASKGLEAVQSEINDLDWESTFFLRHLPTSNMSEIPDLEEDYRKAMKEFTAHLEKLAELLLDLLCENLGLEKGYLKKAFYGSQGPSFGTKVSNYPPCPQPELIKGLRAHTDAGGIILLFQDDKVSGLQLLKDGQWIDVPPMRHSIVINLGDQLEVITNGKYKSVMHRVIAQTDGNRMSLASFYNPGSDAVIYPAPALVEKEKETSEVYPKFVFEDYMKLYAGLKFQAKEPRFEAMKAMEPTVNLGPIATV